Proteins found in one Deltaproteobacteria bacterium RBG_16_64_85 genomic segment:
- a CDS encoding translation elongation factor G, translating to MSRATSLEKTRNIGIMAHIDAGKTTTTERVLYYTGVSHKLGEVHEGTATMDWMEQEQERGITITSAATTCFWKGHRINIIDTPGHVDFTIEVERSLRVLDGAVAVFDAVAGVEPQSETVWRQADKYRVPRLAMINKMDRTGADFDRCIRMMKERLAANPVPIQLPLGKEDEFRGIIDLVRMQAVVWDEDTLGAKYHEEPLPENLRDAVAAARETLLESLADVNDSLLVKYLNREPVEVCELTAAIRQATIGLKIVPVVCGSAFRNKGVQPMLDAVVDYLPSPLDIPPFTGIDPRDNSTVERKADDSDPFCALAFKIMNDPFVGHLTFVRVYSGTLHSGDHVYISTRRKKERIGRLLKMHANKREELKSVYAGDIAACVGLKNAFTGDTLCDPEHEIVLESITAPDPVISIAIEPKTKADQEKLGLSLQKLALEDPSFQVRNDEETGQTIISGMGELHLEIIVDRLMREFKVEASVGRPQVAYRETVTRAAKKEGRYIRQTGGRGQFGHVWITVEPNEKGKGFEFVNKIVGGVIPREYIGAVEKGIREASENGVVAGYPVVDVKVTLFDGSYHEVDSSEMAFKIAGSMAFKAACNNAVPILLEPIMAVEVVTPEEFLGDVIGDLSSRRGRILKIEARGNTQVIASHVPLALMFGYATDLRSKTQGRATYTMQFGHYEPAPLSVSEEVVAKVKGA from the coding sequence GTGTCCAGAGCCACGTCGCTGGAAAAGACCCGGAACATCGGGATCATGGCCCACATCGACGCCGGGAAGACGACCACGACGGAGAGGGTCCTGTATTACACGGGCGTTTCCCACAAGCTGGGGGAGGTACACGAGGGCACGGCGACGATGGACTGGATGGAGCAGGAGCAGGAGCGGGGGATCACCATCACTTCCGCGGCAACCACCTGTTTCTGGAAAGGCCACCGGATCAACATCATCGACACCCCGGGGCACGTGGACTTCACGATCGAGGTGGAGCGTTCACTGCGCGTCCTGGACGGCGCGGTTGCCGTGTTCGATGCCGTGGCCGGGGTGGAGCCGCAGTCCGAAACGGTGTGGAGGCAGGCCGACAAGTACCGGGTCCCGCGCCTCGCCATGATCAACAAGATGGACCGTACCGGCGCCGATTTCGACCGCTGCATCCGGATGATGAAAGAGCGGCTGGCGGCGAACCCGGTCCCGATCCAGCTGCCGCTGGGAAAAGAGGACGAGTTCCGGGGAATCATCGACCTGGTGCGGATGCAGGCGGTGGTCTGGGACGAAGACACGCTGGGCGCCAAGTACCACGAGGAGCCGCTGCCGGAAAATCTTCGGGATGCCGTGGCCGCCGCGCGGGAAACGCTCCTGGAATCCCTTGCGGACGTGAACGATTCCCTATTGGTGAAGTACCTCAACCGGGAGCCGGTCGAGGTCTGCGAACTCACGGCGGCGATTCGCCAGGCGACCATCGGGCTGAAAATCGTGCCCGTGGTGTGCGGCTCCGCCTTCCGGAACAAGGGTGTGCAGCCGATGCTCGACGCCGTGGTCGACTACCTGCCGTCGCCGCTGGACATCCCCCCGTTCACGGGCATCGACCCCCGGGACAATTCGACGGTCGAGCGGAAGGCCGACGATTCAGACCCCTTCTGCGCGCTGGCGTTCAAGATCATGAACGATCCGTTCGTCGGGCATCTCACCTTCGTCCGCGTCTACTCGGGGACGCTCCATTCCGGAGACCACGTCTACATCTCGACCCGCCGGAAAAAGGAACGGATCGGCCGCCTGCTGAAGATGCACGCGAACAAGAGGGAAGAGCTCAAGAGCGTTTATGCCGGGGACATCGCCGCGTGCGTGGGGCTCAAGAATGCGTTCACCGGCGACACCCTTTGCGACCCGGAGCACGAGATCGTTCTGGAGTCGATCACCGCCCCCGACCCGGTCATCTCCATCGCCATCGAGCCCAAGACAAAAGCCGACCAGGAGAAACTGGGCCTTTCGCTGCAGAAGCTTGCCCTGGAGGACCCGTCGTTCCAGGTCCGGAACGACGAGGAGACGGGGCAGACGATCATCTCCGGGATGGGGGAACTTCACCTGGAGATCATCGTGGACCGGCTGATGCGGGAGTTCAAGGTGGAGGCCAGCGTCGGCCGGCCGCAGGTGGCGTACCGGGAAACCGTCACCCGCGCCGCGAAGAAAGAGGGGAGATACATCCGGCAGACCGGCGGGCGGGGACAGTTCGGACACGTCTGGATCACCGTCGAGCCCAACGAGAAGGGGAAGGGCTTCGAGTTCGTCAACAAGATCGTCGGCGGCGTCATCCCCAGGGAATACATCGGGGCGGTGGAAAAGGGCATCCGCGAGGCCTCCGAGAACGGCGTAGTCGCCGGATACCCCGTCGTCGATGTCAAGGTCACGCTGTTCGACGGTTCGTACCACGAGGTCGACTCCTCGGAAATGGCCTTCAAGATCGCGGGCTCGATGGCCTTCAAGGCGGCGTGCAACAACGCGGTGCCCATCCTGCTTGAGCCGATCATGGCGGTGGAGGTGGTGACTCCCGAGGAGTTCCTTGGAGACGTGATCGGAGACTTAAGCTCCCGAAGAGGCCGCATCCTGAAGATCGAGGCGCGGGGAAACACGCAGGTGATCGCCTCCCACGTGCCGCTGGCCCTGATGTTCGGGTATGCCACCGACCTCCGGTCCAAGACGCAGGGCAGGGCCACC